One region of Mucilaginibacter gotjawali genomic DNA includes:
- a CDS encoding response regulator transcription factor produces MKLLIVEDEQTLRDTIEKYFTEEGSICEVAENLKTALKKIAVYEYDCILLDIGLPDGDGFAVLEYLRSSGKNECVLIISARNSLDDKIKGLNIGADDYITKPFHLAELKARLMAIVRRKTFGSNSNLTYNEINIDLLGRNVTVNDKVMVLTKKEYDMLLYFIANKGKVISKNAIAEHLWGDEMDMLDSFDFIYTHIKNLRKKLMELSGKDFFATIYGIGYKFV; encoded by the coding sequence TTGAAACTCCTGATTGTTGAAGACGAGCAAACCCTTCGCGACACTATTGAAAAGTATTTTACAGAAGAGGGAAGTATTTGCGAGGTAGCCGAAAATTTAAAAACGGCACTTAAGAAAATAGCCGTATATGAATACGATTGTATCCTTTTGGACATAGGTTTACCTGACGGGGATGGCTTTGCGGTGCTGGAATACCTGCGGTCATCCGGTAAAAATGAATGTGTATTGATCATCTCGGCCCGTAACTCGCTCGACGATAAAATAAAGGGCCTCAATATAGGTGCCGACGATTATATTACCAAACCTTTTCACCTGGCCGAGTTAAAAGCAAGGCTGATGGCAATCGTTCGCCGGAAAACCTTCGGCAGCAACAGCAATTTAACATATAATGAGATCAATATCGATTTGCTGGGCAGGAATGTTACCGTAAATGACAAGGTGATGGTGCTGACCAAGAAAGAGTATGATATGCTGCTTTATTTTATTGCCAACAAGGGCAAGGTGATTTCGAAAAATGCGATCGCTGAACATCTCTGGGGTGACGAAATGGATATGCTGGATAGCTTTGATTTTATTTACACCCATATTAAAAACCTTAGAAAAAAACTAATGGAACTAAGCGGGAAGGATTTTTTTGCAACCATTTACGGCATTGGCTACAAATTTGTTTAA
- a CDS encoding DUF3570 domain-containing protein — translation MKRKFLSVIGFAILCRFQVYAQVNTDTSRLPRPAYTSLYTPVAEDTSNYNPRRLRIDEIDLVSSYYTQTGDRSAVMGGMPGPKGTQNVTDFSNGLNLNLVWLNQANNKNTLSVGLGYDHHSSASAAYVALNGGGNPRGTRIYPSLDWTVENAKTGSTFGIGAYYSGEYNYKSKGIDFHWSTKTNDKSGEFGVKLQGYFDKVTLIYPSEFVPAAAATQTGTTIYTTASGVVEVLSSSGQVISSSKNTLPTSPRTTLTAAFSYSQQINSRLQVMFLGDVVSQSGYLGLPFHRVYFNTGKDTIEKLPSSRFKLPVGFRLNYFLGDNIILRTYYRYYMDNWGTRSNTASIEVPYKVTPFFSISPFYRYYDQTAAKYYAPYEQHSASDTYYTSNIEYAKFNAGFYGVGFRIAPPNGVFGMHSFHEMEIRYGHYTQTTNLASDVVSLSMGFK, via the coding sequence ATGAAGAGAAAGTTTTTATCCGTAATCGGATTTGCAATATTATGCCGATTTCAAGTGTATGCGCAGGTTAACACTGACACAAGCCGGCTGCCCAGGCCCGCGTATACCAGCTTATATACACCTGTTGCCGAGGATACCAGCAACTATAATCCCCGCCGACTAAGAATAGACGAGATTGACCTGGTTTCGAGTTATTATACCCAAACGGGCGACCGTTCGGCGGTTATGGGAGGAATGCCCGGGCCAAAAGGAACACAAAATGTAACCGATTTTTCAAACGGCCTGAACCTGAATTTGGTTTGGCTAAACCAGGCGAATAACAAAAATACATTATCTGTGGGTTTAGGGTACGACCATCATTCGTCGGCGTCTGCAGCATACGTTGCATTAAACGGCGGCGGAAACCCACGTGGTACAAGGATTTATCCTTCGCTGGATTGGACCGTGGAGAATGCAAAAACAGGTAGTACCTTTGGTATTGGCGCCTATTATTCCGGCGAATACAATTATAAGTCGAAAGGTATAGATTTTCATTGGTCGACAAAAACCAATGATAAAAGCGGGGAGTTTGGTGTGAAGCTGCAAGGTTATTTCGATAAGGTAACGCTTATTTATCCGTCAGAATTTGTCCCCGCTGCTGCTGCAACCCAGACGGGTACAACCATATACACTACTGCAAGCGGGGTTGTTGAGGTATTAAGCTCTTCGGGCCAGGTAATTTCGAGTTCAAAAAATACCCTGCCAACCAGCCCACGGACAACCCTAACAGCGGCATTTTCCTATTCGCAACAGATAAATTCAAGGCTGCAGGTGATGTTTCTGGGTGATGTGGTTAGCCAAAGTGGTTACCTTGGTTTGCCTTTCCACCGGGTATATTTCAACACCGGAAAAGATACCATTGAAAAGCTGCCTTCTTCGCGGTTTAAGCTGCCGGTTGGATTCAGGCTCAATTATTTCCTTGGGGATAATATCATTCTGCGAACGTATTACAGGTATTACATGGATAACTGGGGAACGCGCTCAAATACAGCGAGTATTGAAGTGCCATACAAAGTGACGCCATTCTTTTCTATTTCGCCGTTTTACCGGTATTATGACCAAACTGCGGCTAAGTACTATGCACCGTATGAACAACATAGTGCATCGGATACCTATTATACCAGTAATATTGAATACGCAAAATTTAATGCGGGCTTTTATGGTGTAGGTTTTAGGATAGCGCCGCCAAATGGCGTATTTGGTATGCATAGCTTCCACGAAATGGAAATAAGGTACGGGCACTATACGCAAACTACCAACCTTGCATCGGACGTGGTTTCATTAAGTATGGGGTTTAAATAG
- a CDS encoding O-methyltransferase: MLNLRFAKDYLLHRLKAKTRHGVHSPFVYHLIDKVIYDFAPKKVYTQVENLRKQLLHDERVITVTDLGAGSLVNNNRQKRIGDIAKNALKPPGLAQLLYRLAADLQPSSIIELGTCLGTTSIYLQNAAPAAKVYTLEGCPETAAIAKETFGKAGVGNIELITGNFDNTLPGIIKKLDKLDFVFVDGNHQKDATLRYFEWCLPKAHENTLLIFDDIYWSEGMKEAWNEIKAHPQVTVTVDLFWIGLVFFKPGQVKEHFLVKV, encoded by the coding sequence ATGTTAAATTTAAGGTTCGCTAAAGACTATTTGCTGCACCGCTTAAAGGCAAAAACCAGGCATGGTGTACACTCGCCCTTTGTTTACCACTTGATTGATAAGGTTATTTACGATTTTGCGCCCAAAAAAGTATACACACAAGTTGAAAATCTGCGAAAGCAACTTTTACATGACGAAAGGGTAATCACGGTCACCGACCTGGGGGCAGGCTCGCTGGTGAATAATAACCGGCAAAAAAGGATTGGCGACATTGCTAAAAATGCTTTAAAACCACCCGGGCTGGCTCAACTGCTCTATCGTTTGGCGGCTGACCTGCAGCCTTCCAGCATTATTGAATTAGGCACCTGTTTGGGTACAACGTCCATCTACCTGCAAAACGCCGCTCCTGCAGCAAAGGTTTATACGCTGGAAGGGTGCCCGGAAACAGCGGCTATTGCCAAAGAAACCTTTGGGAAAGCCGGCGTTGGAAATATAGAATTAATCACCGGGAATTTCGACAATACATTGCCGGGGATAATTAAAAAGCTTGACAAGCTTGATTTTGTTTTTGTTGACGGCAATCACCAGAAGGATGCCACTTTAAGATACTTTGAATGGTGCCTGCCCAAAGCGCATGAAAACACGCTGCTTATTTTTGATGATATTTACTGGAGCGAAGGCATGAAAGAGGCCTGGAACGAAATTAAGGCGCATCCGCAGGTTACCGTTACCGTTGATTTGTTTTGGATCGGCCTGGTATTTTTTAAACCAGGGCAGGTAAAGGAGCATTTTTTGGTGAAGGTTTGA
- a CDS encoding sensor histidine kinase, whose product MKLASHYNKASVIISVSVLLISGLVYYLIINHIARQQLDDNLSEEIAEVINYVNLNHRLPKPVEFDEDQTSFAKTKLTHYNTRFFDAPYANTKEKKVEAGRAVSALINADGENYVVTIIESREDAEYLIQIISAITLVLTAVLLGILIITNRYVLNGLWRPFYRILDQVKWFNVADTNKVAAVETNVDEFKDLGDAVAKMSARVTTEYQGLKAFTENASHEMMTPLAVITSKLDMLIQDETLKPDQFAQITDIYSAASRLSRLNQSLLLLVKIDNNLLQDTEKLNIKKIVLEKAQQFQEMIVNKNIQLDLQLADLEINASRYLIDVLINNLFSNAIRHNKNSGTIKIQLSGNRLQFQNTGDPNPLQKDAIFERFYKGRTSDGTGLGLAIMKNICALYHCEIKYAFSKGMHCFYIDFAKPV is encoded by the coding sequence ATGAAATTAGCTTCCCATTATAATAAGGCGAGTGTTATTATCAGTGTTTCGGTGTTGCTCATCTCCGGATTGGTTTATTACCTCATTATCAACCATATCGCCAGGCAGCAGCTTGATGATAACCTGAGCGAGGAAATTGCAGAAGTAATTAATTATGTAAACCTTAACCACCGGTTGCCTAAGCCGGTTGAATTTGATGAAGACCAAACCTCATTTGCAAAAACTAAGCTTACCCATTATAATACCAGATTTTTTGATGCGCCTTATGCAAATACAAAAGAAAAGAAAGTAGAAGCAGGCCGCGCTGTATCGGCGTTGATTAATGCGGATGGCGAAAACTATGTGGTTACTATTATTGAATCGAGAGAGGATGCCGAATACCTTATCCAGATCATCTCGGCGATCACGCTTGTGCTAACGGCGGTTTTGCTTGGCATCCTCATCATTACCAACCGGTATGTTTTAAACGGTTTATGGCGGCCCTTTTACCGTATTTTAGACCAGGTGAAATGGTTTAATGTTGCCGATACCAACAAAGTGGCTGCTGTTGAAACCAATGTAGATGAGTTTAAAGACCTGGGCGACGCCGTCGCAAAAATGTCGGCAAGGGTTACTACGGAATACCAGGGGTTAAAGGCTTTTACGGAAAACGCTTCGCATGAAATGATGACGCCGCTGGCGGTTATAACGTCAAAGCTGGATATGCTGATACAGGATGAAACATTGAAGCCGGATCAGTTTGCCCAGATAACTGATATTTATTCAGCCGCCAGCCGGCTTTCCCGTTTAAACCAGTCGCTTTTGTTGCTGGTAAAAATCGATAACAATTTATTGCAGGATACCGAAAAGCTAAATATTAAAAAGATCGTCCTGGAGAAAGCGCAGCAGTTCCAGGAGATGATTGTTAATAAGAATATTCAACTGGACTTGCAACTGGCCGACCTTGAAATAAACGCCAGCCGGTATTTAATAGACGTACTGATTAACAATCTTTTCAGCAATGCCATCAGGCACAACAAAAATTCAGGCACAATAAAAATTCAACTCTCAGGCAACCGCCTTCAGTTTCAAAATACAGGAGACCCCAACCCATTACAGAAAGACGCTATTTTTGAACGTTTTTATAAGGGGCGTACCTCTGATGGCACCGGGCTTGGCCTGGCCATTATGAAAAACATCTGTGCGCTGTATCATTGCGAAATCAAATACGCTTTCAGCAAGGGCATGCACTGTTTTTATATTGACTTTGCCAAGCCTGTTTAG
- a CDS encoding thioredoxin family protein yields MKMLSIAFMMFFSSAVSWLGDFNVARTEAAQEHKLILINFSGSDWCGPCIRLRKEILESEAFETYAAKNLVLVRADFPRQKKNQLSPEQVKLNEALADKYNPDGKFPYTLLVDQNGKVLFSWDGFPNEKPEQFIGQIEDNRAQ; encoded by the coding sequence ATGAAGATGCTTTCAATTGCTTTTATGATGTTCTTTTCTTCAGCCGTTAGCTGGCTTGGGGATTTTAATGTTGCCAGGACAGAGGCGGCGCAGGAGCATAAATTAATTCTGATTAATTTTTCAGGCTCTGACTGGTGCGGGCCATGCATACGATTAAGGAAAGAAATCCTGGAGTCGGAGGCGTTTGAAACGTATGCTGCAAAAAACCTGGTATTGGTAAGAGCTGATTTTCCGCGGCAGAAGAAGAATCAATTAAGCCCTGAACAAGTGAAATTGAACGAGGCCCTTGCTGATAAATACAACCCGGATGGTAAATTTCCTTACACGCTCCTGGTTGATCAAAACGGGAAAGTGTTGTTTTCATGGGATGGTTTCCCCAATGAAAAGCCGGAGCAATTTATCGGGCAAATTGAAGATAACCGCGCTCAATAA
- a CDS encoding carbohydrate binding family 9 domain-containing protein, translating into MIKKLPFLLLFISSYAFAQDADFFKPDSIRKTVKAVKISTNIKVDGLLDEPEWLLAPASPDFIQIEPYQGKAPNFATLVKVLYNQKYLYFGITCKDPLGKKAIMASDFVRDFDYTRHDLVNLSIDAFNDKRNAMVFATNAYGVQRDLLSFDDLYYDIDWNGLWAVRTNRTDSGWTAEIAIPWKTLRYPKRADTVQSWGFNVYRNRRYTNEVTALSPFPRVFSATHMDYAGVLTNLQPPPPATNIQVDPYF; encoded by the coding sequence ATGATTAAAAAATTACCGTTCCTGTTATTGTTTATTTCATCATACGCTTTTGCACAGGATGCGGATTTTTTTAAACCTGATTCTATCCGGAAAACCGTAAAAGCGGTAAAAATATCAACCAATATTAAAGTTGACGGCTTGTTGGATGAGCCTGAATGGCTTTTGGCCCCTGCTTCCCCTGATTTTATACAAATAGAACCCTACCAGGGAAAAGCGCCCAATTTTGCCACCCTGGTTAAGGTTTTATATAACCAAAAATACCTTTATTTCGGTATAACATGTAAAGACCCATTGGGGAAAAAGGCCATAATGGCTTCGGATTTTGTACGGGATTTTGATTATACCCGGCACGATCTTGTAAACCTTTCCATCGATGCTTTTAATGATAAAAGGAACGCAATGGTTTTCGCCACTAATGCCTATGGCGTACAGCGTGACCTGCTTTCGTTTGATGACCTATATTATGATATTGATTGGAACGGCCTTTGGGCTGTCCGCACTAACCGCACCGATTCGGGATGGACAGCCGAGATCGCCATCCCCTGGAAAACATTGCGATATCCCAAACGTGCAGATACAGTGCAAAGCTGGGGTTTTAATGTTTACCGCAACCGGCGTTACACCAACGAGGTTACCGCCTTGTCGCCCTTCCCGCGGGTATTTTCTGCCACCCATATGGATTATGCAGGCGTTTTAACTAATTTGCAGCCACCGCCGCCGGCTACCAATATACAGGTTGACCCGTATTTTTAA
- a CDS encoding cytochrome b/b6 domain-containing protein yields the protein MATQQQIKRNSSAIRLWHWLNAAIISGSLLTVLINSTILKTRPNASFIKDTLKEAGATVSNDQARAVAHELSDKIWTLHTYFGYVLVGLVAFRLLLEFFQLADQRFIRSLKSAYAKYQSVKQQRETARHDFLVKTVYAMFYLMIITMAVTGLCLAFEDDVPALKAVHAFREIHQFTMYLILAFIVVHLAGVFLAERKDSPGIVSDMINGGKE from the coding sequence ATGGCCACACAACAACAAATCAAAAGAAATTCTTCCGCTATCCGCTTATGGCATTGGTTGAATGCCGCCATCATCAGCGGATCATTATTAACCGTTTTAATTAATTCAACTATATTAAAAACAAGGCCAAATGCATCATTTATAAAGGACACGCTTAAGGAGGCCGGCGCAACGGTCAGCAATGACCAGGCCCGCGCTGTAGCGCATGAATTGAGTGACAAGATTTGGACGCTTCATACCTATTTCGGTTATGTACTGGTTGGGCTGGTTGCTTTCAGGCTGTTACTTGAGTTTTTCCAGCTCGCTGATCAACGGTTTATTCGCAGTTTGAAAAGCGCCTATGCAAAATACCAAAGCGTAAAACAACAGCGGGAAACCGCCCGGCACGATTTTTTAGTAAAAACCGTTTACGCTATGTTTTACCTGATGATTATTACCATGGCGGTTACCGGTTTATGCCTTGCATTTGAAGACGATGTACCCGCACTTAAGGCGGTTCATGCCTTCAGGGAGATCCACCAGTTTACGATGTACCTGATACTGGCCTTTATTGTTGTCCATTTGGCCGGCGTGTTTTTAGCTGAACGAAAAGACAGCCCTGGAATAGTATCGGACATGATCAACGGAGGAAAAGAATAA
- a CDS encoding DUF5916 domain-containing protein, producing the protein MKVGGDLKWAINSNSVLDLTAHTDFAQADADIQVNNITRFSVFFPEKRQFFLENASLFGMQVNPLPDGSGGSMNYQPFFSRSIGLDTAGNPIPIVAGGRFVYRSSKLNFGAIAIRQQGANDLPGTNFFVGRVSENFGSQDRVGALISVKNQPGGSNIETTVDGFFRLGESNSLNTLLTQSTTTNTGQKGFGGIMQYYNSNNHYKIWWTESVVTKNFDPQMGFVSRKDVIGTTPGINFYYRGSLLPFKSVLLAFEPGFLPELYYTASTGKFAEMDLPLFPVWLNFKSGAYFGYGIDPIRQHLTSVFQPLGVSIAPGDYSYLTHQFWASTDPSKIINLSFIYQTGSYFNGKLNSGDWKLQFAPVPYISFLGEYSRNHFEGVGENKTTTNVNLYVLRARFALNPRVQLTGIYQRNSLNNADNYNIRLSWEFLPLSYVYLIYNRGVTNMINNMVIQTQTEDHIIYKISYLQQF; encoded by the coding sequence ATTAAAGTGGGGGGCGATTTAAAATGGGCCATCAATTCAAACTCGGTGCTCGACCTTACAGCACATACTGATTTTGCCCAGGCCGATGCCGATATACAGGTGAATAACATTACGCGTTTTTCGGTTTTCTTCCCTGAAAAGCGGCAGTTCTTCCTGGAGAATGCTTCCTTATTTGGCATGCAGGTAAACCCCCTGCCCGACGGATCGGGCGGCAGCATGAACTATCAGCCATTTTTTAGCCGGAGCATTGGTTTGGATACAGCCGGCAATCCGATCCCGATTGTTGCGGGCGGACGCTTTGTTTACCGTTCGTCCAAATTAAACTTTGGCGCTATCGCTATCCGCCAGCAGGGAGCAAATGACCTGCCGGGAACTAATTTTTTCGTGGGCAGGGTATCCGAAAACTTTGGCAGCCAGGACAGGGTTGGGGCGCTGATCAGCGTCAAAAACCAGCCTGGCGGCTCAAATATAGAAACTACTGTCGATGGCTTTTTCCGCCTGGGCGAATCCAACTCGTTAAATACTTTACTTACCCAGTCCACCACCACCAATACCGGGCAAAAAGGCTTTGGAGGTATTATGCAGTATTATAATTCCAACAATCATTATAAAATTTGGTGGACAGAATCTGTGGTTACCAAAAACTTCGACCCGCAAATGGGTTTTGTATCCCGCAAAGACGTTATCGGCACTACGCCGGGCATAAACTTTTACTACCGGGGCAGTTTGCTTCCTTTTAAAAGCGTTTTGCTTGCATTTGAACCGGGTTTCCTGCCTGAGCTATACTATACTGCCTCTACCGGCAAATTTGCTGAAATGGACCTGCCGCTTTTCCCGGTATGGCTTAACTTTAAGAGCGGCGCATATTTTGGCTACGGTATCGATCCCATCCGCCAGCATTTGACCAGTGTTTTTCAGCCGCTGGGCGTGAGCATTGCGCCCGGGGACTATAGCTACTTAACACATCAGTTCTGGGCCAGTACCGATCCCTCTAAAATCATTAACCTCTCTTTTATTTATCAAACCGGCTCTTATTTTAACGGGAAACTCAACTCAGGCGACTGGAAATTGCAGTTTGCGCCAGTTCCCTACATTTCTTTTTTGGGCGAATACAGCCGCAACCATTTTGAAGGAGTGGGCGAAAATAAAACAACCACCAATGTTAACCTGTATGTTTTGCGTGCCCGCTTTGCGCTTAACCCGCGGGTACAGCTTACAGGTATTTACCAGCGCAATTCATTAAACAATGCCGATAACTATAATATCCGCCTTTCATGGGAGTTTTTGCCGTTGTCCTATGTTTACCTCATTTATAACCGGGGTGTAACCAATATGATTAACAACATGGTTATCCAAACCCAAACAGAGGATCATATTATTTATAAGATCAGCTACCTGCAGCAATTTTGA
- a CDS encoding DUF4266 domain-containing protein, whose protein sequence is MKRLIKISACLLLVISATSCVHLKEYQKSRLNDSEMALTNRKAEKNELNFQSYREAASGANAGKTGGGCGCN, encoded by the coding sequence ATGAAACGATTGATAAAAATATCGGCATGCTTACTGCTCGTTATTTCTGCCACATCATGTGTGCATTTAAAGGAGTACCAGAAAAGCCGGCTAAATGACTCTGAAATGGCGCTTACCAACAGAAAAGCTGAGAAAAACGAATTGAATTTTCAATCATATCGCGAAGCGGCTTCGGGCGCGAATGCCGGGAAAACCGGTGGAGGCTGTGGTTGCAACTAA
- the hisS gene encoding histidine--tRNA ligase: MASIKPSVPKGTRDFSPTEMVRRNYIFDTIKNVFRKYGYQQIETPSMENLSTLTGKYGDEGDKLIFKILNSGDYWSDAENRKLKDESFNYNSKSLLPIISEKALRYDLTVPFARYVVQHQNEITFPFKRFQVQPVWRADRPQKGRYREFYQCDADVVGSDSLLNEAEFVLIYDEALSTLGLKDFTIKINNRKILSGIAEIIDKADNIIDLTVAIDKLDKIGLDGVIKELMERGFSADDIEKIKPVILLEGTNEQKLESLRLALINSDTGLKGCDEIETVFNYIANCQLITANLELDITLARGLNYYTGAIFEVKTNEVAMGSIGGGGRYDDLTGMFGLKGLTGVGISFGADRIYDVMEELNLFPAETAQSTQLLICCFDKEGEKFGFPIIQELRKQGVSAELYPAGAKLKKQLDYANGKHIPYVIIIGSEEIESGLLTLKNMETGVQEKRTVEQIIAAKGKL; encoded by the coding sequence ATGGCATCCATCAAACCATCAGTACCAAAAGGCACCCGCGATTTTTCGCCCACCGAAATGGTGAGGCGCAATTATATTTTTGATACCATTAAAAATGTTTTCCGCAAATACGGTTATCAGCAGATTGAAACGCCGTCGATGGAGAACCTGTCGACCTTGACAGGTAAATATGGCGATGAAGGGGATAAGCTGATATTTAAGATTTTGAATAGCGGGGATTATTGGAGTGATGCAGAAAATAGGAAACTTAAAGATGAAAGCTTCAATTATAATTCGAAATCACTTTTGCCGATAATTTCTGAAAAAGCCCTCCGTTACGATCTCACTGTTCCTTTTGCCCGCTACGTGGTGCAGCACCAAAACGAGATAACTTTCCCCTTCAAGCGTTTCCAGGTGCAGCCGGTTTGGCGTGCCGACAGGCCGCAAAAAGGCCGCTATCGTGAGTTTTACCAGTGTGATGCGGATGTAGTTGGTTCAGATTCTTTACTAAATGAAGCTGAGTTTGTATTAATTTATGACGAGGCTTTAAGCACGCTTGGGCTAAAGGATTTCACCATAAAAATAAATAACCGCAAGATCCTGTCGGGCATTGCGGAGATCATCGATAAGGCCGATAACATCATCGACCTTACCGTGGCCATCGATAAACTGGATAAAATCGGGCTGGATGGCGTGATCAAAGAACTGATGGAAAGGGGTTTTTCGGCCGATGACATCGAAAAAATAAAACCTGTTATCCTGCTCGAGGGTACTAACGAACAAAAGCTGGAAAGTTTACGCCTCGCCCTCATCAACTCGGATACTGGTTTAAAAGGCTGCGACGAAATTGAAACGGTATTCAACTATATTGCCAATTGCCAACTAATAACTGCCAACCTGGAGTTAGATATTACCCTGGCGAGAGGATTAAATTACTACACCGGCGCTATCTTCGAGGTAAAAACCAACGAAGTGGCCATGGGCAGCATCGGCGGCGGTGGCAGGTATGACGACCTTACCGGGATGTTCGGCCTGAAAGGCCTTACAGGTGTCGGCATTTCTTTTGGCGCAGACAGGATCTATGATGTGATGGAAGAGCTTAACCTCTTCCCTGCGGAAACAGCACAAAGCACTCAATTGCTGATCTGCTGTTTTGATAAGGAGGGCGAGAAATTCGGCTTCCCCATTATCCAGGAATTAAGGAAACAAGGCGTTAGCGCGGAACTGTATCCTGCCGGAGCCAAACTTAAAAAACAACTGGATTACGCCAATGGCAAACATATCCCTTATGTCATCATCATCGGCAGCGAGGAAATTGAGAGCGGCCTGCTCACCCTAAAAAACATGGAAACCGGTGTGCAGGAAAAACGTACGGTTGAACAAATTATAGCAGCGAAGGGAAAACTTTAA
- a CDS encoding transglutaminase family protein — translation MINPTEVKSLIRLLDDPDGEIFEHVHEKLLSFGPEVIDYLESAWEEAFDAIQQERIANLVHEIQFGIVKNDLRLWFHGGAFDLLQGILIINRYQYPDLDEQKVINQVEAIKRDIWIQMMNEASPAEQVKLINHVFYNIYGFSGNTANHQDPQNSYISQVLETKKGNQISLAIIYSIIAQKLDIPVYGVNLPQHFILAYMDETLQSEFEGGILFYINAFNKGFIFGRRDVDMFLKQLNLKFDKQFYEPCSNTDIIKRVLRNLISAYEHLGSVEKVAELNELLRIVEQDQPPGPLKGEGQRVGL, via the coding sequence ATGATAAATCCAACAGAAGTAAAATCATTGATACGTTTACTGGACGACCCGGACGGGGAGATATTTGAACATGTGCATGAAAAATTGCTCTCGTTTGGTCCTGAAGTAATCGACTACCTGGAATCAGCATGGGAAGAAGCGTTTGACGCCATTCAGCAGGAGCGCATCGCCAACCTGGTCCATGAGATTCAGTTTGGCATCGTAAAAAACGACCTCCGCTTATGGTTTCATGGCGGGGCCTTTGATCTGTTGCAGGGCATCCTGATCATTAACCGTTACCAATATCCTGATCTTGACGAACAAAAGGTAATTAACCAGGTGGAAGCCATTAAACGGGATATCTGGATCCAAATGATGAATGAAGCCAGCCCGGCCGAACAGGTAAAGCTGATTAACCACGTTTTTTATAATATTTACGGGTTCAGCGGCAATACAGCTAATCACCAGGACCCGCAGAACAGTTATATCAGCCAGGTGCTCGAGACCAAAAAAGGCAACCAGATCTCGCTGGCGATTATTTATTCAATCATCGCGCAAAAATTGGACATTCCCGTATATGGCGTTAACCTGCCGCAGCATTTTATCCTTGCTTATATGGATGAAACTCTGCAAAGCGAATTTGAAGGCGGGATTCTGTTCTATATCAATGCGTTCAACAAGGGTTTTATTTTTGGCCGCCGGGATGTGGATATGTTTTTAAAACAGCTGAATTTAAAGTTCGATAAGCAATTTTACGAACCCTGCTCAAATACTGATATTATCAAACGGGTGTTGCGCAACCTCATCAGCGCTTACGAACATCTCGGCTCGGTTGAAAAAGTTGCGGAGTTGAATGAATTGCTGCGAATAGTAGAGCAGGACCAGCCCCCCGGGCCCCTAAAGGGGGAGGGACAACGGGTGGGGTTGTGA